A genomic window from Klebsiella quasipneumoniae subsp. quasipneumoniae includes:
- a CDS encoding ferritin-like domain-containing protein, with the protein MNHIEHYHDWLRDAHAMEKQAESMLESMAGRIDNYPDLRARIEQHINETKRQITVLEEILDRNEISRSVIKDSMSKMAALGQSIGGMFPSDEIVKGSISGYVFEQFEIACYTSLLAAAEKAGDTASIPAIEAILAEEQAMADWLIKHIPQTTEQFLLRSDADGVEAKK; encoded by the coding sequence ATGAATCACATTGAACATTATCATGACTGGCTACGAGATGCGCATGCCATGGAAAAACAGGCAGAATCCATGCTGGAATCAATGGCTGGTCGTATCGATAATTATCCGGATCTCCGTGCCAGAATCGAACAGCATATTAATGAGACCAAACGGCAAATTACCGTGCTGGAAGAGATCCTCGACCGCAACGAGATTTCGCGCTCGGTGATTAAAGATTCAATGAGTAAAATGGCGGCTCTCGGCCAGTCCATCGGCGGGATGTTTCCTTCCGATGAAATAGTCAAAGGCTCGATCAGCGGGTACGTCTTCGAGCAGTTTGAGATCGCCTGCTATACCTCTCTGCTGGCGGCGGCTGAAAAAGCGGGCGATACCGCTTCCATTCCGGCCATTGAGGCCATCCTGGCGGAAGAGCAGGCCATGGCCGACTGGCTGATCAAACATATTCCTCAGACCACGGAGCAATTTCTCCTGCGTTCAGATGCTGACGGCGTAGAAGCGAAAAAATAA
- a CDS encoding DUF1656 domain-containing protein gives MRDLALGGVFFPGLLIVGLIALLATLLLQPLIFSARGPGRLPCRPLWGLSLFIALFFLLLQGVHTLGLSV, from the coding sequence ATGCGTGACCTCGCGCTGGGCGGGGTATTTTTCCCCGGCCTGCTGATTGTCGGCCTTATCGCCCTGCTCGCTACACTGTTGCTGCAACCGCTTATCTTCTCCGCCCGCGGCCCGGGTCGCCTGCCGTGCCGGCCGCTGTGGGGACTGTCCCTTTTTATCGCGCTTTTCTTCCTGCTCCTGCAGGGCGTTCACACGCTGGGGTTATCCGTATGA
- a CDS encoding HlyD family secretion protein — MTLYLTLLGRYALTLGAAAAAALLAFIFWKQEAQTPWTRDGRMRADVVQIAPNVSGPVASVAVKDNQWVNRGEVLYTIDPRWLKLAVSSAQAEVEARRQEMAMRQDAARRRAQIQGVISSEDLKQTNSAASVAAANYQGALAALALAQLNVAHATVRAPVSGYVTHLRLRPGDYATAGVTTVAIIDGQSFWVVGYFEETRLRHIHIGDTAHITLMGYDPVITGHVESIGHGIGDTNDETGALGLPQVEPTFSWVRLAQRVPVRIHIDTLPAGVERVAGLSATISVIPDRTARHAGQSSIADLLSSQ, encoded by the coding sequence ATGACACTGTATCTGACACTTCTGGGCCGCTATGCCCTGACCTTAGGCGCCGCCGCCGCCGCCGCGCTACTGGCTTTCATTTTCTGGAAACAGGAGGCGCAGACGCCCTGGACCCGCGATGGCCGGATGCGGGCCGACGTGGTGCAGATCGCCCCCAATGTCTCGGGGCCGGTGGCCAGCGTGGCGGTGAAAGACAACCAGTGGGTCAATCGGGGAGAGGTACTCTATACCATCGATCCGCGCTGGCTGAAGCTGGCGGTCAGCAGCGCTCAGGCGGAGGTGGAAGCCCGACGCCAGGAGATGGCGATGCGCCAGGATGCCGCCAGACGTCGGGCGCAGATCCAGGGCGTCATCTCCAGCGAAGATCTGAAACAGACCAACAGCGCGGCCAGCGTCGCGGCCGCTAACTACCAGGGCGCGCTGGCGGCACTGGCGCTGGCGCAGCTGAATGTAGCGCATGCCACCGTGCGGGCGCCGGTATCCGGCTACGTGACCCATCTCCGGCTGCGCCCCGGCGACTATGCCACCGCCGGGGTGACGACAGTCGCCATTATCGATGGTCAGAGCTTCTGGGTGGTGGGGTATTTTGAAGAGACCCGTCTGCGCCACATCCACATTGGCGATACCGCGCACATCACGCTGATGGGCTACGACCCTGTTATTACCGGCCATGTGGAGAGCATCGGGCACGGGATCGGCGATACCAATGATGAAACCGGCGCCCTGGGCCTGCCGCAGGTCGAGCCAACGTTCAGTTGGGTGCGGCTGGCGCAGCGTGTGCCGGTGCGTATCCATATCGATACCCTGCCCGCAGGGGTGGAGCGGGTCGCCGGTCTGTCCGCGACCATTTCGGTCATCCCTGACCGGACGGCGCGGCACGCCGGTCAATCATCAATAGCCGACTTGCTGTCCTCTCAGTGA
- a CDS encoding manganese catalase family protein, producing the protein MFRHVKQLQYTVRVAEPNPGLANLLLEQFGGPQGELAAACRYFTQGLSDDDPGRKDMLMDIATEELSHLEIIGTLVGMLNKGAKGALAEGTESEAELYRSLTANGNDSHITSLLYGGGTPLTNSAGVPWTAAYIDTIGEPTADLRSNVAAEARAKIVYERLINVTDDPGVKDALAFLMTREAAHQLSFEKALQSIRNNYPPGKLPPISEYANTYYNMSEGGEVRGSWNSDKHFDYVKDPQPAVDGGDGSASVGLTPEQEALCKAMLKRTESDPQGDPLTGAELGAGKQNTSSSAK; encoded by the coding sequence ATGTTTCGTCATGTGAAACAACTGCAGTATACCGTGCGCGTTGCTGAACCCAATCCGGGGCTCGCGAATTTACTGCTCGAACAGTTTGGCGGCCCTCAGGGCGAGCTGGCCGCCGCGTGTCGTTATTTCACTCAGGGATTAAGCGATGACGATCCCGGCCGCAAAGACATGCTGATGGATATCGCGACAGAGGAGCTGAGCCATCTGGAGATCATTGGCACCCTGGTCGGCATGCTAAATAAAGGCGCCAAAGGGGCGCTGGCGGAGGGCACCGAGAGCGAGGCGGAACTCTATCGTTCGCTCACCGCCAACGGCAACGACAGCCATATTACGTCGTTACTGTACGGCGGCGGTACCCCGCTGACCAATTCGGCGGGCGTGCCGTGGACGGCGGCCTACATTGATACTATCGGCGAACCCACCGCCGACCTGCGGTCGAACGTCGCGGCGGAGGCGAGGGCGAAGATCGTCTATGAACGGCTGATCAACGTGACCGACGATCCCGGCGTAAAAGACGCGCTGGCGTTCCTGATGACCCGCGAAGCGGCGCATCAGCTCTCTTTTGAGAAGGCGCTGCAGTCAATTCGCAACAACTATCCGCCGGGCAAACTGCCGCCCATTAGCGAGTACGCGAACACCTACTACAATATGTCTGAAGGTGGAGAAGTACGCGGCAGCTGGAACAGTGACAAACACTTCGATTATGTCAAGGATCCGCAGCCGGCCGTGGATGGCGGAGATGGCAGCGCCTCTGTCGGCCTGACGCCGGAGCAAGAAGCGCTGTGCAAAGCGATGCTGAAGCGAACAGAGTCTGACCCGCAGGGTGATCCTTTGACCGGCGCTGAACTGGGCGCCGGTAAGCAAAACACGTCATCATCGGCTAAGTGA
- a CDS encoding DUF1272 domain-containing protein, translating to MLELRPNCECCDKDLPPDSPEAFICSFECTFCQDCMTARLNGHCPNCGGELVRRPVRPEEALRRHPASTLRRPTQ from the coding sequence ATGCTCGAGTTACGCCCGAATTGCGAATGCTGTGATAAAGATCTGCCGCCAGACTCACCCGAAGCGTTTATCTGTTCGTTCGAGTGTACCTTTTGCCAGGACTGCATGACGGCCCGGCTGAACGGCCATTGCCCGAACTGCGGCGGCGAGCTGGTGCGGCGCCCGGTGCGTCCCGAAGAGGCGCTCCGGCGTCACCCCGCCTCCACCCTGCGTCGCCCTACGCAGTAA
- a CDS encoding cytochrome ubiquinol oxidase subunit I, which yields MFEFDAFHLARLQFAFTVSFHILFPAITIGLASYLVVLEGMWLRTRDNVWRSLYNFWLKIFAVNFGMGVVSGLVMSYQFGTNWSGFSQFAGSITGPLLLYEVLTAFFLEAGFLGVMLFGWSKVPPALHFFTTCMVALGTLVSTFWILASNSWMQTPQGFTLENGHLIPQDWLAIIFNPSFPYRLFHMAIAAFLSSAMFVGASAAWHLLRGNDSPAIRKMLSMAMWMALLVAPIQAVVGDMHGLNTLEHQPAKIAAIEGHWENRPGEATPLLLFGLPDMEEERTRYGLEIPALGSLILTHSLHKQVPALKDFPKEDRPYSPAVFWSFRIMVGMGVLMIALGICSAWLRYRRRLYHSRPFQWFALCMGPAGLIALVAGWVTTEMGRQPWVIYGLLRTRDAVSLHSTLQMAISLLVFIVVYCAVFGVGYYYIFRLIKKGPQPVTELTSQTAGTPARPLSAAEPVRDEENAS from the coding sequence ATGTTTGAATTTGACGCGTTTCATCTGGCCCGACTGCAATTTGCCTTTACCGTTTCCTTCCATATTCTGTTTCCGGCCATCACCATCGGCCTTGCCAGCTACCTTGTGGTGCTGGAAGGGATGTGGCTGCGAACCCGGGATAACGTCTGGCGCTCGCTCTACAACTTCTGGCTGAAAATTTTCGCCGTCAATTTTGGCATGGGCGTGGTTTCCGGATTAGTCATGTCCTATCAGTTCGGCACCAACTGGAGCGGATTCTCCCAGTTTGCCGGCAGTATTACCGGCCCGCTGCTGCTGTATGAAGTCCTGACCGCCTTCTTCCTCGAAGCGGGATTCCTCGGCGTGATGCTGTTCGGCTGGAGCAAGGTGCCGCCGGCGCTGCATTTTTTTACCACCTGCATGGTAGCCCTTGGCACCCTGGTCTCCACCTTCTGGATCCTCGCCTCCAATAGCTGGATGCAGACGCCGCAGGGTTTTACCCTCGAAAATGGCCACCTTATCCCGCAGGACTGGCTGGCGATTATCTTTAACCCCTCATTCCCGTATCGCTTGTTCCATATGGCGATCGCCGCGTTCCTCAGCAGCGCCATGTTCGTCGGGGCCTCCGCCGCCTGGCATCTGCTGCGCGGCAACGACTCGCCGGCCATCCGCAAAATGCTGTCGATGGCGATGTGGATGGCGCTGCTGGTGGCGCCCATCCAGGCGGTGGTGGGGGATATGCATGGCCTTAACACCCTTGAGCATCAGCCGGCGAAGATTGCGGCGATTGAAGGACACTGGGAAAACCGGCCGGGCGAGGCCACCCCGCTGCTGCTGTTTGGCCTGCCGGATATGGAAGAGGAGCGGACCCGCTATGGCCTGGAGATCCCGGCGCTGGGCAGCCTGATCCTCACCCACAGCCTGCATAAGCAGGTGCCGGCCCTGAAAGATTTCCCGAAAGAGGACCGGCCCTATTCGCCCGCCGTGTTCTGGTCGTTCCGTATCATGGTTGGGATGGGCGTGTTGATGATCGCCTTAGGGATCTGCAGCGCCTGGCTGCGCTATCGGCGGCGGCTGTACCATTCGCGTCCCTTCCAGTGGTTTGCGCTCTGTATGGGGCCCGCAGGTCTTATTGCGCTGGTCGCCGGGTGGGTGACCACCGAGATGGGCCGTCAGCCGTGGGTGATCTACGGTTTGCTGCGCACCCGGGACGCGGTGTCGTTGCACAGTACGCTGCAGATGGCTATCAGCCTGCTGGTGTTTATCGTGGTCTACTGCGCGGTGTTTGGCGTGGGGTATTACTATATCTTCCGGCTTATCAAAAAAGGGCCGCAGCCGGTGACGGAGCTGACCTCGCAAACCGCAGGCACCCCGGCGCGTCCGCTCTCGGCGGCAGAGCCGGTGCGGGATGAGGAGAACGCATCATGA
- a CDS encoding GntR family transcriptional regulator gives MNAATRSTADILASELKILINKGALRDGDRLVERDLACQFSVSRIPMREAIQQLEREGLVEIYRNRGAVVKTLTAADVDEIYQLRALLEGEAIFHSLKNMDPETLARAELVHQLLSSASEPEQQGRYNREFHELLYRKCNNQRLLKMIGELREQIERYELFQNRLLSDTLKFQDEHQQILMACQQNNPQEARAYTVKHILSAGEILRAYIVSR, from the coding sequence ATGAACGCTGCTACCCGTTCGACCGCCGACATCCTTGCCAGTGAGTTAAAAATCTTAATCAACAAGGGGGCATTGCGAGATGGCGACCGGCTTGTGGAGCGCGACCTGGCCTGCCAGTTTTCTGTCAGCCGTATCCCAATGAGAGAAGCGATACAGCAGCTTGAGCGCGAAGGTCTGGTTGAGATTTACAGAAATCGCGGCGCGGTGGTGAAAACGCTGACGGCCGCAGATGTCGATGAAATTTATCAGCTGCGGGCACTCCTGGAAGGTGAAGCCATTTTTCATAGCCTGAAGAATATGGACCCGGAAACGCTTGCCCGGGCAGAGCTGGTGCATCAGCTGCTGAGCAGCGCTTCTGAACCCGAGCAGCAGGGGAGGTATAACCGGGAGTTTCATGAACTGCTGTATCGGAAGTGTAACAATCAGCGCCTGTTGAAGATGATCGGTGAATTGCGCGAGCAGATTGAAAGATATGAGCTTTTTCAGAACAGACTGCTGTCGGATACGCTGAAATTCCAGGATGAGCATCAGCAGATCCTGATGGCCTGCCAGCAAAATAATCCACAGGAGGCTCGGGCATATACCGTGAAACATATTCTTTCAGCAGGTGAAATCCTTCGCGCCTATATTGTAAGCCGTTAA
- the cydB gene encoding cytochrome d ubiquinol oxidase subunit II yields MSIDISVIWFVIIVFATLMYIVMDGFDLGIGMLFSVVHDAEERDVMVNSVAPVWDGNETWLVLGGAGLFGAFPLAYAVITDALVIPLTAMLIGLIFRGVAFEFRFKAVPSHRTFWDYAFAGGSLLATFSQGIVVGAFINGFAVADRRFAGSTLDWLTPFNLFCGLGLVVAYLLLGTTWLIMKSEGALQQRMRELTRKVLLALMVVIAVVSVWTPLGWRYVAERWFTLPNFFWFVPVPILVLTLSLWIWRLSARPASHARPFILTLGLIFLGFSGLGISVWPNIIPPHISLWDAAAPPSSQVFMLPGALLIIPVILMYTAWSYYVFRGKVSGSEGYH; encoded by the coding sequence ATGAGCATCGATATCTCGGTGATTTGGTTTGTCATCATTGTCTTCGCCACGTTGATGTATATCGTGATGGATGGTTTCGATCTAGGCATCGGGATGCTGTTCAGCGTGGTGCATGACGCCGAAGAGCGCGATGTAATGGTTAACAGCGTGGCGCCCGTCTGGGATGGTAACGAAACCTGGCTGGTGCTCGGCGGGGCAGGGCTGTTCGGCGCGTTTCCGCTGGCTTACGCGGTGATCACCGATGCGCTGGTTATCCCGCTGACGGCGATGCTCATCGGCCTGATTTTCCGCGGCGTGGCGTTTGAGTTTCGTTTTAAAGCGGTTCCCTCGCATCGCACCTTCTGGGACTATGCCTTCGCCGGCGGCTCGCTGCTGGCGACCTTCAGCCAGGGGATTGTCGTCGGCGCCTTTATCAACGGCTTTGCGGTAGCCGACCGCCGCTTTGCCGGCTCGACGCTGGACTGGCTTACCCCCTTTAACCTGTTCTGCGGTCTGGGGCTGGTGGTGGCCTATCTGCTGTTGGGCACCACCTGGCTCATCATGAAAAGCGAAGGCGCGCTGCAGCAGCGGATGCGCGAGCTGACCCGCAAGGTGCTGCTGGCGCTGATGGTGGTGATCGCGGTGGTCAGCGTCTGGACGCCGTTGGGCTGGCGCTACGTGGCGGAACGCTGGTTTACGCTGCCCAATTTCTTCTGGTTCGTGCCGGTGCCGATCCTGGTGCTGACCCTGAGCCTGTGGATCTGGCGCCTGAGCGCGCGCCCCGCCAGCCACGCTCGTCCCTTTATCCTGACGCTGGGCCTGATATTCCTCGGCTTCAGCGGGCTGGGGATCAGCGTCTGGCCGAACATTATTCCGCCGCACATCTCCCTGTGGGATGCCGCCGCGCCGCCCTCCAGTCAGGTATTTATGCTGCCGGGGGCGCTGCTGATCATCCCGGTGATCCTGATGTATACCGCCTGGAGCTATTACGTCTTTCGCGGCAAAGTGTCCGGCAGCGAAGGCTATCACTGA
- a CDS encoding general stress protein — translation MAEHRGGSGNFAEDREKASEAGRKGGQHSGGNFKNDPQRASEAGKKGGQNSHGGGRKSDNS, via the coding sequence ATGGCAGAGCATCGTGGTGGTTCCGGTAATTTTGCTGAAGATCGTGAAAAAGCTTCTGAAGCAGGTCGTAAAGGTGGTCAGCACAGCGGCGGGAACTTTAAAAATGATCCGCAGCGTGCGTCCGAAGCGGGTAAAAAAGGCGGACAAAACAGCCACGGCGGTGGCCGCAAGTCTGATAATTCCTGA
- a CDS encoding cysteine hydrolase family protein: MISSEHALLIIDMQQGLFRGPVSPYQADALLANVCLLIEKARQAEVPVFFARHTGPDDSPFSAQSPLTQLLPEMGVNCERDIVLIKKYPSCFQQTDLEHQLAQAGVKQLVIAGMKTEFCVDTTCRAASALGLRTVLISDAHSTMDNERLSAPDIIGHHNVTLAGPFVTLSTAAEWRFSAEK; encoded by the coding sequence ATGATTTCATCTGAACATGCCCTGTTAATTATCGATATGCAGCAGGGGCTTTTCCGTGGCCCGGTTTCCCCGTATCAGGCCGATGCGCTTCTGGCGAACGTTTGCCTGCTGATTGAAAAAGCGAGACAGGCTGAGGTGCCAGTCTTCTTTGCCCGCCATACCGGACCTGACGACTCTCCGTTCTCCGCGCAAAGTCCATTAACCCAACTGCTGCCTGAGATGGGGGTTAACTGCGAGCGGGATATCGTTTTGATTAAAAAATACCCCTCCTGTTTCCAGCAAACTGACCTTGAGCATCAGCTCGCCCAGGCCGGCGTAAAACAGCTGGTTATTGCCGGGATGAAAACCGAATTCTGCGTGGACACGACCTGCCGAGCGGCATCGGCGCTGGGATTACGGACGGTGTTAATCTCGGATGCGCACTCAACCATGGATAACGAACGTTTATCAGCGCCTGACATCATTGGCCATCACAATGTCACCCTTGCGGGGCCCTTTGTGACGCTGTCGACCGCCGCAGAGTGGCGCTTTTCGGCAGAGAAATAA
- a CDS encoding FUSC family protein, producing MNIILFRQARWLRAAGAVARRFMPQTPSAALRSDGQAVIYAAKSFAAAMLAYYLALSIGLQRPSWAIITVYIVSQTSAGASLSRSVYRLVGTVVGAAATVIIVPTFVNQPILCSVMLALWIAGSLCLSLLERTPRGYAFLLAGYTASLIGFPAVSAPGTIFDLAVTRVEEIAIGILCAGLIHRFVLPVRIAGRFNSTLAQTLATARQRIADTLAGKPVAAETLRLALSLQFLQGINHHLPWDDGLSVPHRQARRAIHDRLARLLIVNGELYDRLQRSGPPPDDLQALLAEAEAWLTGPQAARSAPSADGLLSRCERLIARYAADAQTMDEALRLSLARHLAEAIRLLQESERLAKAVYRRRSPALPPDAGAAKGYVFHRDPLSALRTSFGAFVIILSGCLIWIGSAWPDGGTAVSILGVCCSLFASFDAPAAHLVKYLIGCVWGVLFSLLYSFVLLPQVNEFALLAAVLAPVYLLAGSLQARPATTFMAMGITLTLPILCELGASYRGDFATAINTALALFIAVGYAAFGMRLLQTVQAETAIRRLLTLCQRDIRRAARGRLAHNAHRWTNLMIDRTALLLPRLPQSGPAAGQLLDTMLRDIRTGLAVIHLRRRYQQADSASADAVQALLDALNPQPDMTALEQPVNALLAQALPATDAASRERAEALIALYCALHLPEESQNHA from the coding sequence ATGAACATCATCCTCTTTCGTCAGGCCCGCTGGCTGCGGGCCGCAGGCGCCGTCGCGCGCCGTTTCATGCCGCAAACACCCTCAGCCGCGCTGCGCAGCGATGGCCAGGCGGTGATCTATGCCGCGAAGAGTTTCGCCGCGGCGATGCTGGCTTACTATCTTGCGCTCTCCATCGGTCTGCAGCGGCCTTCCTGGGCCATCATCACCGTCTATATCGTCTCGCAGACCTCGGCGGGCGCCTCGTTGAGCCGTAGCGTCTATCGGCTGGTCGGGACCGTCGTCGGCGCGGCGGCCACCGTGATCATCGTGCCCACCTTCGTTAACCAGCCGATCCTGTGCAGCGTCATGCTGGCCCTGTGGATCGCGGGTAGCCTCTGCCTGTCCCTGCTTGAACGCACGCCGCGCGGGTACGCCTTCCTGCTGGCGGGTTACACCGCGAGCCTGATTGGCTTTCCCGCCGTCTCCGCGCCCGGGACGATCTTTGACCTCGCCGTCACCCGGGTGGAAGAGATCGCCATCGGTATCTTATGCGCCGGCCTGATCCATCGCTTCGTGCTGCCGGTGCGCATCGCCGGGCGGTTTAACAGCACGCTGGCACAGACGCTGGCAACCGCCCGCCAGCGGATCGCCGATACGCTGGCAGGCAAGCCGGTGGCGGCGGAAACGCTGCGGCTGGCGCTGAGCCTGCAGTTTCTCCAGGGCATCAACCACCACCTGCCCTGGGATGACGGCCTGTCTGTCCCTCACCGCCAGGCGAGAAGAGCGATCCACGACCGGCTGGCGCGACTGTTGATCGTCAATGGCGAATTATATGACCGTTTACAGCGGAGCGGGCCGCCACCTGACGACCTGCAGGCGCTGCTGGCGGAGGCAGAGGCCTGGCTAACAGGCCCGCAAGCCGCCAGGTCGGCGCCCTCGGCAGACGGACTTCTCTCCCGCTGCGAGCGGCTCATCGCCCGGTACGCTGCTGACGCGCAGACCATGGACGAGGCGCTGCGGCTCAGCCTGGCGCGCCATCTGGCGGAAGCCATCCGCCTCCTGCAGGAGAGCGAGCGGCTGGCGAAGGCGGTTTATCGCCGGCGGTCGCCTGCCCTGCCCCCCGACGCCGGCGCGGCGAAGGGTTATGTTTTCCATCGCGATCCGCTCAGCGCCCTGCGGACTTCCTTCGGCGCCTTCGTCATCATCCTTAGCGGCTGCCTGATCTGGATAGGATCCGCCTGGCCCGATGGCGGCACCGCGGTCTCGATCCTCGGGGTCTGCTGTAGCCTGTTCGCCAGCTTCGACGCGCCGGCGGCGCATCTGGTGAAATACCTGATCGGCTGCGTGTGGGGCGTGCTGTTCAGCCTGCTCTACAGCTTCGTCCTGCTGCCGCAGGTGAACGAATTTGCGCTGCTGGCGGCGGTGCTCGCCCCGGTCTATCTGCTGGCCGGCTCGCTGCAGGCGCGGCCAGCCACCACCTTTATGGCGATGGGCATCACCCTGACGCTGCCGATATTGTGCGAGCTGGGGGCCAGCTACCGCGGCGACTTCGCGACGGCGATCAATACCGCGCTCGCGCTGTTTATCGCCGTCGGTTATGCGGCGTTTGGTATGCGCCTGCTGCAAACCGTGCAGGCGGAAACCGCTATCCGTCGTCTGCTGACGCTGTGCCAGCGCGATATCCGCCGTGCCGCTCGCGGCCGGCTGGCGCACAATGCCCACCGCTGGACCAACCTGATGATCGACCGTACCGCATTACTGCTGCCCCGCCTGCCGCAGAGCGGACCGGCAGCCGGTCAGTTGCTTGACACGATGCTGCGCGATATTCGTACCGGTCTCGCCGTGATCCATCTGCGCCGTCGCTATCAGCAGGCGGACAGTGCGTCGGCGGACGCAGTGCAAGCGCTCCTGGATGCGCTGAACCCGCAGCCGGACATGACGGCCCTGGAGCAACCGGTCAATGCGCTGCTGGCCCAGGCTTTACCGGCGACCGATGCCGCCTCGCGCGAACGCGCGGAAGCGCTCATCGCGCTGTATTGCGCCTTACACCTGCCTGAGGAGAGCCAGAACCATGCGTGA
- a CDS encoding zinc-dependent alcohol dehydrogenase: protein MKALTYHGPHHVSVDTMPDPALEAPDDIILRVTATAICGSDLHLYRGKIPGTHHGDIFGHEFMGEVVDAGSDVTAVRKGDRVVIPFVIACGDCFFCRLQQYAACESTNSGQGATLNRKGISPPAALFGYSDLYGGIPGGQAEYVRVPKANTGPFKVPDTLPDEKVLFLSDILPTAWQAVKNVEVKPGSSVAIFGAGPVGLLCASCARLNGAEQIFIIDHNDYRLDFAQQRYGAIPINFDHHDDPAQWIIDNTAGHRGVDAVIDAVGFEAKGSLTETVLSTLKIEGSSGKALRQCIAAVRRGGIVSVPGVYAGFIHGFMFGDAFDKGLTFKMGQTHVHAWLPDLLALIEQGLLTPEEIITHHMPLEEAARGYQIFEKREEACRKVILVPGMQPGKATLCGAG from the coding sequence ATGAAAGCACTCACTTATCATGGCCCCCATCATGTCAGCGTTGACACCATGCCCGACCCGGCCCTTGAGGCGCCGGACGATATTATTCTGCGCGTCACGGCGACGGCGATCTGCGGTTCCGATCTGCACCTTTACCGCGGAAAGATCCCCGGCACGCACCATGGTGATATTTTCGGCCATGAATTTATGGGGGAAGTGGTGGACGCCGGTTCGGACGTCACCGCGGTTCGTAAAGGCGATCGGGTGGTTATCCCGTTTGTCATTGCCTGCGGAGACTGCTTCTTTTGTCGCCTGCAGCAATATGCCGCCTGCGAAAGCACCAATAGCGGCCAGGGGGCGACGCTCAATCGCAAAGGTATTTCGCCACCCGCGGCGCTGTTTGGCTATAGTGATTTGTACGGCGGGATCCCCGGCGGCCAGGCGGAATATGTGCGGGTTCCCAAAGCCAATACCGGCCCGTTTAAAGTGCCGGACACCTTACCCGATGAAAAGGTGCTGTTTCTGTCGGATATTCTGCCCACCGCCTGGCAGGCGGTAAAAAACGTCGAGGTCAAACCCGGCAGCAGCGTGGCTATTTTTGGCGCCGGCCCGGTTGGCCTGCTGTGCGCCTCCTGCGCCAGACTCAATGGCGCAGAGCAGATATTCATCATTGATCATAACGATTACCGACTCGACTTCGCGCAGCAGCGCTATGGCGCGATCCCGATAAACTTCGACCACCATGACGACCCGGCGCAGTGGATTATCGACAACACCGCCGGCCATCGCGGCGTCGACGCGGTGATTGACGCCGTCGGCTTCGAGGCGAAAGGCAGCCTCACGGAAACCGTTCTCAGCACCCTGAAAATCGAGGGCAGCAGCGGGAAAGCGCTGCGCCAGTGCATCGCCGCCGTGCGCCGCGGCGGCATTGTCAGCGTGCCCGGGGTTTACGCCGGTTTCATTCACGGATTTATGTTTGGCGATGCCTTTGATAAGGGGCTGACCTTCAAAATGGGGCAAACCCACGTCCATGCCTGGTTGCCGGATCTGCTGGCGCTAATTGAGCAAGGGTTGCTCACCCCGGAGGAGATTATCACGCACCATATGCCGCTGGAGGAGGCCGCGCGCGGCTATCAGATCTTTGAGAAGCGTGAAGAGGCATGCCGCAAAGTGATCCTCGTGCCGGGGATGCAGCCCGGAAAGGCAACGCTTTGCGGCGCAGGTTAA
- a CDS encoding ferritin-like domain-containing protein, producing MNMKSIEDVFIHLLSDTYSAEKQLTRGLAKLARAASSEKLSAAFNAHLEETQGQIERIDQIVEQESGLKIKRMKCVAMEGLIEEANEVVESTEKNEVRDAALIAAAQKVEHYEIASYGTLVTLAEQLGYKKAVKLLAETLEEEKQTDVKLTDLAVGNINKKAEK from the coding sequence ATGAATATGAAAAGCATTGAAGATGTATTTATTCACCTGCTCTCAGATACCTACAGCGCAGAGAAACAATTAACCCGCGGGCTGGCTAAACTGGCCAGAGCGGCGTCCAGTGAAAAACTCAGCGCGGCGTTCAATGCTCATCTTGAAGAAACCCAGGGCCAGATTGAACGTATCGACCAGATCGTTGAGCAGGAATCCGGTCTGAAAATCAAACGCATGAAATGCGTGGCCATGGAAGGATTAATTGAAGAGGCCAATGAAGTCGTTGAGAGCACGGAAAAAAATGAAGTACGTGATGCCGCGTTAATTGCCGCTGCGCAAAAGGTCGAGCATTACGAAATTGCCAGTTACGGTACCCTGGTGACCCTGGCGGAACAGCTGGGTTATAAAAAAGCGGTCAAACTGCTGGCCGAAACCCTGGAAGAAGAAAAACAAACCGATGTGAAATTAACCGACCTGGCGGTAGGTAATATTAATAAAAAAGCAGAAAAATAA